A genome region from Astyanax mexicanus isolate ESR-SI-001 chromosome 19, AstMex3_surface, whole genome shotgun sequence includes the following:
- the LOC125784514 gene encoding uncharacterized protein LOC125784514, whose translation MYFFVIACSFCRITRLPHQGGRPSMLSPRQETLIVDMVRQNNSVKLCEIQQKIIDDHVDFEGITSISISTIDRVLKRNRMRMKQLYRVPFERNSERVKEQRFHYVQRVFQLDSSEQPHEYIYMDEAGFNLTKRRRRGRNVIGQRAIVTVPGQRGGNVTLCAAISNHGVLHHHATLGPYNTQHLLTFLSDLRDIVLGFQQQDHEQTEHPVYVIVWDNVSFHHAVQVREWFTRNQEFLNVFLPPYSPFLNPTEEFFSAWRWKVYDRQSYTRENLLQAMELACNDIGVDACQAWIRHTRSYYPRCLARENVACDVDEVLWPDPAHRHDVIE comes from the exons atgtatttttttgtaattgcatGTTCTTTTTGTAGAATTACCAGATTGCCACATCAGGGAGGGAGGCCATCTATGTTGTCCCCACGCCAAGAGACCCTCATTGTTGACATGGTCCGTCAGAACAATTCAGTCAAACTCTGTGAAATACAGCAGAAGATCATTGACGACCATGTTGATTTTGAAGGCATCACCAGTATCAGCATTTCCACCATTGATCGTGTCCTAAAACGCAACAGGATGCGGATGAAGCAACTGTACAGAGTACCCTTTGAGCGCAACTCAGAAAGGGTCAAGGAGCAAAGATTCCACTATGTACAG AGAGTGTTTCAACTGGATTCCTCAGAACAACcacatgaatatatttatatggatgaagctGGGTTCAATCTGAccaaaaggaggaggagaggccgGAATGTGATTGGCCAACGAGCCATTGTTACAGTTCCTGGCCAGCGTGGTGGCAATGTCACTTTATGTGCTGCAATCAGCAATCATGGTGTTCTCCACCATCATGCCACATTGGGGCCATACAACACTCAACACCTCCtgacatttttaagtgatcttcgGGATATTGTGTTAGGGTTTCAGCAGCAGGATCATGAACAGACAGAGCATCCTGTCTATGTCATTGTGTGGGATAATGTGAGTTTTCACCATGCCGTGCAGGTCAGAGAGTGGTTCACTAGAAACCAAGAATTCCTGAATGTTTTCCTACCACCATACTCCCCTTTCCTCAATCCAACAGAGGAGTTCTTCTCTGCATGGCGCTGGAAGGTTTATGACCGACAATCCTACACCAGGGAAAATCTCTTGCAGGCCATGGAACTGGCCTGTAATGATATAGGTGTGGATGCATGCCAAGCGTGGATCCGGCACACTAGAAGTTATTACCCACGCTGCCTGGCAAGGGAGAATGTGGCCTGTGATGTAGATGAAGTCCTGTGGCCTGACCCAGCACATCGACATGATGTTATAGAGTAG